In Truepera sp., the sequence AGACGGATGACCCCTGCGAACGGTGGCGACGACCGTGCTGATCGAGACACCATGAGGCGGTTGCCGGCCAGGCCGGCCGTCAAGCTCTTGGTGGACATCCTGCTGTTCCTCGCCGCTACTCCCCTCGCCTTCGCGCTCGGCTACGAAGCCGACCTCGGGCCCGCCGGTCCCATGCTGATCGCGTTGGCGGTCTTGGTTCCTCTCAAAACGCTGCTGGCCCTGATCATAGGGCTCCCCCACAGGTCATGGACCGCCCTGACTTTCCGGGACCTGGGCAGTCTCGTCCTGCTGGCTTCAACAGTGGTCCTCATCGGCATCGTTGGCCAAGCCCTATTCGGTAACAGCATCGCTGTCCCCAGGTCCATCCCTCTACTCGACGGGTTGATGACGTTCGGGCTCATGGCGGGCGCCCGCGCCCTCACGCGCTACCGTCACGAGCTCGGGGTCGCCAGGATCATCGGGCCGGATCTCCGCAAGCGCGTCTTGGTGGTGGGGGCCGGTGAGGCGGGGGCACTGGTCGTGCGTGAACTTCACAAGCATCCGGAGACGGGGCTCGAGGCCGTGGCATTCCTCGACGACGACCCGCGCAAGCAAGGACAGCGCGTCTCGGGCGTTCCGGTAATGGGCGCTCTGGATGACGCTGCCAACGTGATCGTCACCCTCGGGATAGACGAGGTGCTCATCGCGATGCCTTCCGAGGGTGGGCGAACGGTGCGTAGGGTCCTCGAGCAGATGCGCCAGGCCAAGCCCAACCTCACCTACAAGATCATCCCCGGCCTGTATCAGGTCCTCTCGGGGAGAGTGGACGTGAAGCACATCCGTGAGGTCGAGATCGACGACCTTCTCGGCCGTGAGCCCGTGGAGCTCGATACCGAGCCGATCCTGGGCTACTTGAGCGGCAAGCGCGTCATGATCACGGGTGCCGGCGGGTCCATCGGGTCGGAACTGGTGAGGCAGATCTGCCGCTTCGACCCCAGCGAACTCATCCTCTTCGGCCACGGTGAGAACAGCATCTACACCCTGGAGCGTGAACTGGATCGTGACTGGCCCGAAGTCCTCTATCACGGTGTGATCGGCGCCGTCCAGAACGGAGCGCGGCTCGACTACGTCTTCACTCGCTACCGCCCGGACGTCGTGTTCCACACCGCAGCGCACAAGCACGTGCCGCTAATGGAGGAGAACCCCGAAGAGGCCGTCTTCAACAACGTCATAGGCAGCCGCAACCTCATCGCCCTCGCGCTAAAACACGGCGTGACTCACTTCGTGAACATCTCGACGGACAAGGCCGTGAACCCGACCTCGGTCATGGGCGCCAGCAAGCGCACGGTCGAGCTCCTGGTGATGGATGCGTCGCGCAGGGCGGGCCCCGGCCAGACCTTCGTGTCCGTCCGCTTCGGCAACGTCTTGGGAAGCCGCGGTAGTGTCATCCCCATCTTCAAGAGCCAGATCGCGGCGGGTGGTCCCGTTACGATCACGGATCCCGAGATGGTGCGTTACTTCATGACCATCCCCGAGGCCTCCCAGCTCGTGCTCCAGGCCTCGGCCAACGGCCGCAACGGCGAGGTGTACATCCTCGATATGGGGGAACCGGTGCGCATCGTCGACCTGGCCCGCGACCTCATCCGCCTCTCGGGCTTCGAACCCGACGTAGATATCCCTATCAGCTACACGGGCATCCGACCCGGCGAACGCTTGGTCGAAGAGCTCATGACCGAAGCGGAGCGTGCGTCGCAAACGGCACATCAGAAGATCTTCGTGGCTCATACCGAGACCGCGGATCCCGAGGCGCTCGCAGCGACCATCGACGCGCTCCAGGGCGCAGCCATGCGCTCCGACCATGCCCGCATCCGGGCGCTGTTCGAGGGCTTCCTCGAGGGCTGCTACTTATCGCCGGCAGTACCGGACAAGGACAGTGAGGTTCGGCTGCCGTCCGAGGCCAGGCTGGTCTCGTAGCTCTCGGCACCGCCGCGTCCGTCCGGCAGGGCGGCCGCACCGGATTCGGCGGCCAGCGGTTACCATCAAGCATGACGCATGAGACCGCTCAGGGCACGACCGTGCCGGCCCTAGGGTTCGGAACCTACCGACTGCAAGGCGCGGACTGCGCGGAGGGGGTGGCTCACGCCCTGGAGTTGGGCTACCGCCACGTTGACACCGCGCAGAGCTACGAGAACGAGGCCGAGGTGGGCAAGGGGATCGCCGCCTCGGGCGTGCCGCGGGCCGACGTGTTCCTCGTCAGCAAGCTCCGGCCCTCCAACTACGGCGTGGCCGAGAAGGCGACGCTGGAGAGCCTCGCGGCCTTGGGAACCGATTACGTCGACCTCATGCTCCTTCACTGGCCCAAGGACGCGGATTCGGTTTCCAGGGCGCTCGAGTCTCTGGCCCGGCTGCAGCGCGAGGGCGCCGTGAAACAGGTGGGCGTCAGCAACTTCCCCACGGCGCTCGTGACCGCCGCCAACGAGGTGACGCGCGTGTTCTGCAACCAGGTCGAGTACCACCCGTTTCTCGCCCAGACGAAGGTGCTGGAGCAAGCGGAGCGGCTGGACATGATCGTGACGGCCTACCGCCCACTGGCCGCGGGACTCACGGGGGCCGAGCCCGTCCTGCGGGAGGTCGGGGCAAGGCACGGCAAGACGCCCGAACAGGTCGCGCTGCGCTGGCTGGTGCAGCAGCCTCGCGTGACCACGATCCCGAAGTCGGCCGACCCGGCCCGGCGCGCGGCCAACCTGAACGTTTTCGACTTCGAGCTCTCTGACGCCGAGATGGCCGCGGTCTCGCGCCTGGCGCGCGGCCAGCGGTTGGTGGGCGCCGATGGCGACGTGGAGTGGGACGCTTGAGGGTGCTCGTGACCGGGGGCGCCGGCTTCATAGGCTCTCACCTCGTGCGTGCCCTGCTGGACGGCGGCGACGAGGTCGTGGTCCTCGACGACCTCTCGACCGGAAAACGGGAGAACCTGCCCGCGTCCGAGCGTCTTACCCTGATCGTCGGCGACGTGGCCGACGGGGTAGCGGTGGCCCAGGCCCTTGCTGGGTGCGCGGCGTTCGCGCACCTCGCGGCGGTGGCCTCGGTGGAGCGCTCCGTGCGCGAGCCGCTCGTGACCCACCGCACCAACCTGCAAGGGAGCATCCAGCTCTTCGAGGAGGCGGCACGGCAGGGCGTGAGGCGCGGACTGTACGCGTCTTCTGCCGCGGTCTACGGCGATTCGGAGACGCTTCCGCTAGCGGAGGACTCCGAGCTTAGGCCCCTCACGCCATACGCCATCGACAAGCTTGCAGGCGAGTACTACCTCGCCCATTACCACCGTAGCGGCAAGTTGAACGCCACTGCGTTCAGGTTCTTCAACGTGTTCGGGCCGCGCCAAGACCCCTCGAGCCCCTACTCGGGCGTCATCAGCATCTTCTTGGACCGAGCCGGCCGCGGCGCCCCCATAACGGTGTTCGGGGACGGTGAGCAGAGCCGTGACTTCGTTTACGTGGACGACGTCGTGGCGGCGCTGCTGGCCGCGCTGGAGCTGCAGGGGGAGGCGGGCGAGATGCCCGTTTACAACGTGGGCAGGGGAGAGAGCGTGACGCTGAAGGCGCTACTGGAGGTGGTTGGCGGGCTGCCGGGCGTCACCGCGCCGCTGCAGGTGAACCACGCTCCGGCCCGCGAGGGCGACATCCGGCATTCCCTGGCGAACCCCGACAAGTTGAAAGGCGCGCTCGGCTGGGCCCCGCGTACCTCGCTGGCAGAAGGTCTCTTGGCGATAGTCAGCGGCTGAGCGCGATGGTCAGCGGCAGAGGGCGATGGTCAGCGGCTGAGCGGGCGCCCCTACGGACGAGGTCGTGAGTGCCTCAGGGAGCGGCTTCCGGACATGGCCTTGCCGCTGATCGCCCGCCGTTAGCCAATGCCCCCGGGAACCTCTTCCGTTTTCGAAGGCCCGAGCCCACAGGCCACCGATCTCAAGCCCCCGCCTCGTCGCCAACCACCAACCGCGGCGCGGCGTGCAGGTACTGGCTCACCCGGCGCTTGGCGGCTATGTCCTGGAACACGCGCTCGACCTGCTCGGCGCTCAGGCCCAACGCGCCTGCCACCACATCGGCCCCGATACCGTGGTCGACGGCGTACAGGCACAGGTCCATCTCGTCGTACGGCAGCGAGAAGTAGAACTCCTCCTGGCTCTGCGGCATCGAATACGTGTCCGTGGTGGGCGGGCGGGAGCGGATCTCGGCGGGCACGCCCAGCGCCTCCGCCAGTTGGTAGACCTGTGACTTGTAGAGGTGGGCTATGGGCTTGATGTCCGCGGCGCCGTCGCCGTTCTTCACGAAGAAGCCCTGGTCGTACTCGAGCCTGTTCGGCGTCCCGAGCACGGCGAAGTTGAGCCTGTCGGCGTGATAGTACTCGAGCATCTTGCGCGTGCGCTGCTTGAAGTTGGTGGCCGCAACGACCTGCAGGTACTCCTCGAGGGGCAGGCGCTCCTTCACGACCTTGCCGTCCGGCGCCTGGGCGACGACCGAGAAGATCCTGAAGGCGTCCGAGTCGACGACGCTGGGGAGAACGATCTTCGCCTTCCAGCCGGGGCCGTAATCCGGGATCACGCGCGCGAAGGCCTCGTCGCGGCGGCGGTAGCACCCGACGGCCTCCAGTATCGGAGTTATCACCTCGAGGACGGTCTCTATGCCGCTGCTCTTCGCTGCCAGGCGGCTGAGCATCAACGTATCGGGCGAGGAATCCGCCTCGGGCATGAGTACCCCCAGCACGTTGCCGGGGCCGAACGCCCTCGCCGCCAGGGCGGCCACCACGCTCGAGTCGATGCCTCCCGACAGCCCGAGCACGCCCCCCTTACGCCGGAACGCCCTCACTTCGCGGCGCATGCCGGCGGCTATCTCCTCGATGGTGGCCTCGGGGTCTGCCAGCTTCAGGACCTGCGGGCCGAAGGCCTCGCTCATGTGTGACACCACCTATGCCAAGCGCCGGGAGACGTAACCGACGATGCGTGAGACGCTGTCGAGGTTCTCGGGCAACGTGTCCTCGTCGGGGATGCTCACTTCGAAGTGCTGCTCGATGAACATGATCAGTTCGAGTACGCCCATGGAATCGAGCACGCCGGCTTGGGTGAGGGACTCGTCCGCCTCGAGGCCGGCGCCGCCGTCATCGAGGATGAAGTTGTCGGCCAGGAACTGGCGAACGTCCTTGTCTATCGTGGCCACGTCGGCTGCCATGCTGTCACTGCTCCTTGTCACGACCGAAGCTTCGCATACGAGCCTCAGCGGGTAAATAGGCTTTCACCGGCCCTCGGCGGCCGCTTCCTCCACCAGCGTCTTCTTGCGCACCTTGCCGGAAGCGGTCTTGGGTAGGTCGGGAACGAACCGCACGTCGCGGGGCACCATGAAGCCTTCCAGTCGCGCCATGGCCTCACGTTTGAACGCCTGCTCGGTGTAAGTGACCTCCGCGTGCAGTACGACGTATGCACGCACGGCCTGCCCAAGCAGCTCGTCGGTCACGCCGATGACTGCCACCTCGCGCACGCCGGGCACGGCGGCCAGCGCGTTCTCGACTTCCACCGGGCTGACCTTCTCGCCGCGGCTCTTGATGATGTCGTCGGAACGGCCCATGAAGTAGAGGAAGCCGTCCTCGTCGGTGCGGAAGAAGTCGTGGGTGCACAACACCCGTTCACCAGGGTACTTGCCGGGCTTGAGCATGTGGGCGGTCTCGGCGGGCAGGTTCCAGTAGCCCAGCATCACGTGCGGTCCCCTCACGTAGAGGGTGCCGGTGGTGCCGGCCGCCACGGGCAAACCGTCATCTCCCAGCAAGTAAGTCTCGGTCCCGGGGATGGCCTTACCCACCGACGACGGCTTGCTTAGCACCAGCTCGGGCTCGAGGTAGCAGACCCGCTTGCACTCGGTGAGGCCGTACATCTTGTAGACGAGGGCGCCGGGGCTCATCTCCAGCAGGCCCGGCACGTAGTCGTCGGGCAGGTGCGCCGCCGTGTTCGTGAAGCGCCTCACGCTGGGCATGGAGACGGGCGAGTTCCGGTGGAGCGATAGCAGGGTGGCGAACACGGTGGGCACGCCCGGGAAGACGGTCACGCCCTCCTCCACCACGCGCTTGACGATGGCTGCCGGGAAGGCGAACGTGCGCTCGAGCACGAGCGTGGCGCCCAGGTGCACCGCCATGAGGGCCTGGTAGAGGCCGTAGTCGAAGGCCAGGGGCAGCAGGTTCAGTATCCGGTCCGAGGCGTCG encodes:
- the nadE gene encoding NAD(+) synthase, whose amino-acid sequence is MSEAFGPQVLKLADPEATIEEIAAGMRREVRAFRRKGGVLGLSGGIDSSVVAALAARAFGPGNVLGVLMPEADSSPDTLMLSRLAAKSSGIETVLEVITPILEAVGCYRRRDEAFARVIPDYGPGWKAKIVLPSVVDSDAFRIFSVVAQAPDGKVVKERLPLEEYLQVVAATNFKQRTRKMLEYYHADRLNFAVLGTPNRLEYDQGFFVKNGDGAADIKPIAHLYKSQVYQLAEALGVPAEIRSRPPTTDTYSMPQSQEEFYFSLPYDEMDLCLYAVDHGIGADVVAGALGLSAEQVERVFQDIAAKRRVSQYLHAAPRLVVGDEAGA
- a CDS encoding nucleoside-diphosphate sugar epimerase/dehydratase: MRRLPARPAVKLLVDILLFLAATPLAFALGYEADLGPAGPMLIALAVLVPLKTLLALIIGLPHRSWTALTFRDLGSLVLLASTVVLIGIVGQALFGNSIAVPRSIPLLDGLMTFGLMAGARALTRYRHELGVARIIGPDLRKRVLVVGAGEAGALVVRELHKHPETGLEAVAFLDDDPRKQGQRVSGVPVMGALDDAANVIVTLGIDEVLIAMPSEGGRTVRRVLEQMRQAKPNLTYKIIPGLYQVLSGRVDVKHIREVEIDDLLGREPVELDTEPILGYLSGKRVMITGAGGSIGSELVRQICRFDPSELILFGHGENSIYTLERELDRDWPEVLYHGVIGAVQNGARLDYVFTRYRPDVVFHTAAHKHVPLMEENPEEAVFNNVIGSRNLIALALKHGVTHFVNISTDKAVNPTSVMGASKRTVELLVMDASRRAGPGQTFVSVRFGNVLGSRGSVIPIFKSQIAAGGPVTITDPEMVRYFMTIPEASQLVLQASANGRNGEVYILDMGEPVRIVDLARDLIRLSGFEPDVDIPISYTGIRPGERLVEELMTEAERASQTAHQKIFVAHTETADPEALAATIDALQGAAMRSDHARIRALFEGFLEGCYLSPAVPDKDSEVRLPSEARLVS
- a CDS encoding acyl carrier protein, whose protein sequence is MAADVATIDKDVRQFLADNFILDDGGAGLEADESLTQAGVLDSMGVLELIMFIEQHFEVSIPDEDTLPENLDSVSRIVGYVSRRLA
- a CDS encoding aldo/keto reductase, with translation MTHETAQGTTVPALGFGTYRLQGADCAEGVAHALELGYRHVDTAQSYENEAEVGKGIAASGVPRADVFLVSKLRPSNYGVAEKATLESLAALGTDYVDLMLLHWPKDADSVSRALESLARLQREGAVKQVGVSNFPTALVTAANEVTRVFCNQVEYHPFLAQTKVLEQAERLDMIVTAYRPLAAGLTGAEPVLREVGARHGKTPEQVALRWLVQQPRVTTIPKSADPARRAANLNVFDFELSDAEMAAVSRLARGQRLVGADGDVEWDA
- a CDS encoding NAD-dependent epimerase/dehydratase family protein produces the protein MLVTGGAGFIGSHLVRALLDGGDEVVVLDDLSTGKRENLPASERLTLIVGDVADGVAVAQALAGCAAFAHLAAVASVERSVREPLVTHRTNLQGSIQLFEEAARQGVRRGLYASSAAVYGDSETLPLAEDSELRPLTPYAIDKLAGEYYLAHYHRSGKLNATAFRFFNVFGPRQDPSSPYSGVISIFLDRAGRGAPITVFGDGEQSRDFVYVDDVVAALLAALELQGEAGEMPVYNVGRGESVTLKALLEVVGGLPGVTAPLQVNHAPAREGDIRHSLANPDKLKGALGWAPRTSLAEGLLAIVSG
- a CDS encoding class I adenylate-forming enzyme family protein; this translates as MLPRYPRLLHDSLTLSAAKYQDKVAVITADERVTYAELQARALRFAALIQSVGVKRGDRVAIFLENSVATVVGIYGALFAGAAFIVVNPQTKEDKLHYVLADSGAAAVLSQGRLARMVADLMTNEATALPSLEALVHADEAVGGVTTAAGAAPAFAEMSLAAATSTDVAAAGTIPLDLAALVYTSGSTGNPKGVMLSHQNMVFAQGSLVEYLRLDASDRILNLLPLAFDYGLYQALMAVHLGATLVLERTFAFPAAIVKRVVEEGVTVFPGVPTVFATLLSLHRNSPVSMPSVRRFTNTAAHLPDDYVPGLLEMSPGALVYKMYGLTECKRVCYLEPELVLSKPSSVGKAIPGTETYLLGDDGLPVAAGTTGTLYVRGPHVMLGYWNLPAETAHMLKPGKYPGERVLCTHDFFRTDEDGFLYFMGRSDDIIKSRGEKVSPVEVENALAAVPGVREVAVIGVTDELLGQAVRAYVVLHAEVTYTEQAFKREAMARLEGFMVPRDVRFVPDLPKTASGKVRKKTLVEEAAAEGR